In one window of Methanoculleus chikugoensis DNA:
- the truD gene encoding tRNA pseudouridine(13) synthase TruD translates to MMPSPYPLEQDLGMRYYASDAPGIGGRLRTSPADFVVDELPLPIADPDGPYLICRLTKTNWELQRAVKEIAKRLGISHRRIAWAGTKDKNAVTTQFISIYDVPPEAVEQVHLAEISLDVVGRSQHALALGSLAGNRFEIVIRDCIAEDLPARVQAATEVASAGIPNYYGLQRFGVVRPVTHLVGERILKGDYEDAVTTYIGRAYPREPEAVQRARTHFAETHDARAALADLPVRMTYERAMANHLVANPGDYAGALRALPPKLLSLLVSAYQSYLFNRALSSRIDAGISLTEPEVGDRLLFSGGREDIVSARNRQAALMQIRRGRCRIALFIPGAEPVVSHGPMDEIMQGLMTESGIDAGDFKRASRFVETAFAGVLRPISLSADVEADVSGTDVRLKFTLPPGHYATTVCREYMKADPYVMI, encoded by the coding sequence ATGATGCCCTCGCCCTATCCCCTGGAACAGGACCTCGGGATGCGCTACTACGCGTCCGATGCCCCCGGCATCGGCGGGCGGCTTCGTACAAGCCCCGCCGACTTCGTCGTCGATGAACTCCCGCTCCCGATCGCCGACCCGGACGGCCCCTACCTCATCTGCCGGCTCACCAAGACGAACTGGGAACTCCAGCGAGCGGTCAAGGAGATTGCCAAACGGCTCGGCATCAGCCACCGGCGGATCGCCTGGGCGGGGACGAAGGACAAGAACGCGGTGACCACCCAGTTCATATCGATCTATGATGTCCCGCCCGAAGCGGTCGAGCAGGTGCATCTTGCGGAGATCTCGCTCGACGTCGTGGGGCGGTCGCAGCACGCGCTCGCCCTCGGCAGCCTCGCGGGCAACCGGTTCGAGATCGTCATCCGCGACTGCATTGCAGAAGACCTCCCGGCGCGGGTGCAGGCGGCGACGGAGGTGGCGTCCGCCGGGATACCGAACTACTACGGGCTGCAGCGGTTCGGCGTCGTCCGACCGGTCACGCACCTCGTCGGCGAGAGAATCCTCAAGGGCGACTATGAAGACGCCGTGACCACCTACATCGGTCGGGCCTACCCCCGGGAGCCGGAGGCGGTGCAGCGCGCCCGGACTCATTTCGCCGAGACCCACGATGCACGGGCGGCGCTCGCAGATCTCCCCGTCCGGATGACCTACGAGCGGGCGATGGCGAACCACCTCGTCGCGAACCCCGGCGACTACGCCGGCGCGCTCCGGGCGCTCCCCCCGAAGCTCCTCTCGCTCCTCGTGAGCGCATACCAGTCCTACCTCTTCAACCGCGCGCTCTCCTCCCGGATCGACGCCGGTATCTCGCTCACCGAGCCTGAAGTCGGCGACCGGCTCCTCTTTTCAGGCGGCCGCGAGGATATCGTCTCCGCGCGGAACCGGCAGGCGGCCCTGATGCAGATCCGCCGCGGCCGGTGCCGGATCGCCCTCTTCATCCCGGGAGCCGAACCGGTGGTATCGCACGGACCTATGGACGAGATCATGCAGGGCCTGATGACCGAGTCGGGCATCGATGCCGGGGACTTCAAGCGCGCCTCCCGGTTCGTGGAGACGGCGTTTGCCGGTGTTCTGCGACCGATCAGCCTCTCCGCCGACGTAGAGGCTGACGTATCCGGTACGGACGTCCGGCTCAAATTCACGCTCCCTCCCGGCCATTACGCGACGACGGTCTGCAGGGAGTACATGAAGGCCGACCCGTACGTGATGATCTAG
- the acs gene encoding acetate--CoA ligase, which translates to MAENFDVKLDEAKYYTPKAHCREQSWVGDYNRAYQEFLANPDGFWDSVARELEWFQPWDRVKEWEYPHARWFLNGKLNITHNCLDRHVQNQRRNKVAIMWRGETEEEERILTYRQLYHAVCRFANGLSRLGVGKGDRVCIYMPLVPEQIIAMLACARIGAIHSVVFGGFGVSALNQRIKGIGAKVVVTADFTYRRGKAIPLKNVVEEAVVNAPSVERIVILRRDLDKPVEIHPEMEVDYYDLMEGVERECPAEPMDAEDPLFVLYTSGTTGTPKGIVHTCGGYMVGTYYTTKNVFDIKDSDIFWCTADPGWITGHSYCVYGPLLNGATCLITEATPDYPDPGTYWDLIEEYGVTIFYTAPTAIRMFMRVGEEWPNRYNLSSLRILGSVGEPLNPEAFEWYYRTIGKDRCPIMDTWWQTETGMHMLTTMIGEPMRPGFVGRPLPGVVADVVDMAGKPVPPGTGGLLVIKEPWPSMMRTIWNDDERYCKYWNTIPGCYTAADLAVKDKDGYIMVIGRSDDLIVVAGHNIGTAEVESALVSHEAVAEAAVIGIPDALKGNAIKAFVILRNGRRPGEKLRNDLVYHVRMTLGPIAIPSEIEFVESLPKTRSGKIMRRVLKAQELGMDPGDISTLEE; encoded by the coding sequence ATGGCGGAGAACTTTGATGTCAAACTCGATGAGGCGAAGTACTATACCCCTAAAGCCCACTGCAGGGAACAGTCCTGGGTCGGGGATTACAACCGGGCCTACCAGGAGTTCCTTGCGAACCCCGACGGGTTCTGGGACAGCGTCGCCAGAGAGCTTGAATGGTTCCAGCCCTGGGATCGGGTGAAAGAATGGGAGTACCCCCACGCCAGATGGTTCCTGAACGGGAAACTCAACATCACCCATAACTGCCTGGACCGTCACGTCCAGAACCAGCGGCGCAACAAGGTCGCGATCATGTGGCGGGGAGAGACTGAGGAGGAGGAGCGAATCCTCACCTACCGCCAGCTCTACCACGCGGTCTGCCGGTTCGCGAACGGTCTCTCGCGTCTCGGCGTCGGGAAGGGCGACCGGGTCTGCATCTACATGCCGCTCGTCCCCGAGCAGATCATCGCGATGCTCGCCTGCGCCCGCATCGGGGCGATCCACTCGGTCGTCTTCGGCGGGTTCGGCGTCAGCGCGCTCAACCAGCGGATCAAGGGCATCGGCGCAAAGGTGGTCGTCACCGCCGACTTCACCTACCGGCGCGGCAAGGCGATCCCGCTCAAGAATGTCGTCGAGGAAGCGGTCGTCAACGCGCCCTCCGTCGAGCGTATCGTCATTCTCCGGCGGGATCTCGACAAGCCCGTGGAGATCCACCCCGAGATGGAGGTGGACTACTACGACCTGATGGAGGGTGTCGAGCGTGAGTGTCCCGCCGAGCCGATGGATGCTGAGGATCCGCTCTTCGTTCTGTACACGAGCGGCACCACCGGGACGCCGAAGGGCATCGTCCACACCTGCGGCGGGTATATGGTCGGGACCTACTACACGACGAAGAACGTCTTCGACATCAAAGACAGCGACATCTTCTGGTGCACCGCCGACCCCGGCTGGATCACCGGTCACAGTTACTGCGTCTACGGCCCGCTCCTGAACGGTGCAACCTGTCTCATCACGGAGGCAACCCCCGATTACCCGGACCCGGGCACCTACTGGGACCTCATCGAGGAGTACGGCGTCACCATCTTCTACACCGCCCCGACCGCCATCCGGATGTTCATGCGGGTGGGTGAAGAGTGGCCGAACCGCTACAACCTCTCGTCGCTCCGCATCCTCGGGTCGGTCGGCGAACCGCTCAACCCCGAGGCGTTCGAGTGGTACTACCGCACCATCGGCAAAGACCGGTGCCCGATCATGGATACCTGGTGGCAGACCGAGACCGGGATGCACATGCTGACCACGATGATCGGCGAACCGATGCGCCCCGGATTCGTGGGGCGGCCGCTACCCGGTGTCGTCGCGGATGTCGTCGATATGGCGGGCAAACCGGTCCCGCCGGGTACGGGCGGCCTCCTGGTCATCAAAGAGCCCTGGCCGTCGATGATGCGGACGATCTGGAACGACGATGAGCGGTACTGCAAGTACTGGAACACCATCCCGGGCTGCTACACGGCCGCCGACCTCGCGGTGAAGGACAAGGACGGCTACATCATGGTCATCGGGCGGTCCGACGACCTGATCGTCGTCGCCGGGCACAACATCGGGACGGCCGAGGTCGAGAGTGCGCTCGTCTCCCACGAGGCGGTGGCGGAGGCCGCCGTCATCGGGATACCCGACGCCCTGAAGGGGAACGCCATCAAAGCCTTCGTTATCCTCAGGAACGGCCGCCGTCCCGGCGAGAAACTGAGGAACGATCTCGTCTACCATGTCAGGATGACGCTCGGTCCCATCGCCATACCGTCCGAGATCGAGTTCGTCGAGTCGCTCCCCAAGACCCGGAGCGGCAAGATCATGAGGCGGGTCCTGAAGGCTCAGGAGCTGGGTATGGACCCCGGCGATATCTCGACTCTGGAAGAGTAG
- a CDS encoding transcription factor S, giving the protein MMFCPQCKGLMISSGGQLKCKKCGYIREIDESDRLKKTDKRVEKEITIVDEEDKIATLPTATIKCPECDCTTAFWWLRQLRAADESEVRFFRCTACGKTWREYD; this is encoded by the coding sequence ATGATGTTCTGTCCGCAGTGCAAAGGTCTGATGATATCGTCCGGTGGTCAGCTGAAATGCAAAAAATGTGGCTATATCCGGGAGATCGATGAGTCCGACCGGTTAAAGAAGACAGACAAACGCGTGGAGAAAGAGATCACCATCGTCGACGAGGAGGATAAGATAGCGACCCTCCCGACCGCGACCATCAAGTGCCCGGAGTGCGACTGCACGACGGCATTCTGGTGGCTACGGCAGTTGCGTGCGGCGGATGAGAGCGAGGTCAGGTTCTTCCGGTGCACCGCCTGCGGTAAGACCTGGCGCGAGTACGATTGA
- the pth2 gene encoding peptidyl-tRNA hydrolase Pth2, with the protein MSDMREFKWKQCLVVRADIKMSCGKKCAQIAHAAIGAYEKADKTAKKAWLDEGQKKVVLKASTERQLFELKTIAERAGIPASIIQDAGMTEIPPGTVTALGLGPARSEDLDRITGDLSLL; encoded by the coding sequence ATGTCGGATATGCGGGAGTTTAAATGGAAACAGTGTCTGGTCGTGCGCGCCGACATCAAGATGAGTTGCGGCAAGAAGTGTGCGCAGATCGCCCACGCCGCCATCGGGGCGTACGAGAAGGCTGATAAGACGGCAAAGAAAGCCTGGCTCGACGAGGGGCAGAAGAAGGTGGTGCTGAAGGCTTCGACCGAGCGGCAGCTCTTTGAACTCAAGACGATCGCGGAGCGGGCAGGCATCCCCGCGTCGATCATCCAGGACGCCGGGATGACCGAGATCCCGCCGGGAACCGTGACGGCGCTCGGCCTCGGCCCCGCCCGCTCCGAAGACCTCGACCGGATCACCGGAGACCTCTCGCTCCTATGA
- a CDS encoding CDP-alcohol phosphatidyltransferase family protein produces MNITSLRPKFIKYTERIASFFICLGVTPNQVSVLSVLFGFSCAFAFAGRHFLAGSLLLFVSAILDLVDGNVARKNHTESRFGAVFDWIADKYVDAAVILGVGFSGIPIISHLIEVPPVADFGVVGLALAGSLLNTFIKPVTYAEIGYSERVAGKIEDPLEGVGFFGRPETILVLVLGGVTGLLWVSVLLIAICTNLSAAQRVFYLYRRYS; encoded by the coding sequence ATGAATATAACCTCCCTGCGGCCGAAATTCATCAAATATACAGAGCGAATCGCGTCGTTTTTTATATGCCTGGGCGTTACGCCGAACCAGGTCTCGGTGCTCTCTGTACTCTTCGGCTTTTCGTGCGCCTTTGCCTTTGCCGGGCGCCACTTCCTCGCGGGCAGCCTGCTCCTGTTCGTCTCGGCGATCCTCGACCTGGTGGACGGGAATGTCGCCCGGAAGAATCACACGGAGAGCCGGTTCGGGGCGGTCTTTGACTGGATCGCCGACAAATATGTCGACGCGGCGGTCATCCTCGGCGTAGGGTTCTCCGGTATCCCCATCATCAGCCACCTCATCGAGGTCCCCCCGGTCGCCGACTTCGGTGTCGTGGGGCTGGCGCTCGCGGGATCGCTGCTGAACACCTTCATCAAGCCGGTCACGTACGCAGAGATCGGGTATTCCGAGAGGGTCGCCGGGAAGATCGAGGATCCCCTCGAAGGGGTCGGTTTCTTCGGGCGGCCCGAGACGATCCTCGTGCTGGTGCTCGGCGGCGTGACCGGGCTCCTCTGGGTCTCGGTGCTCCTCATCGCGATCTGCACGAACCTCTCCGCGGCCCAGCGGGTCTTCTACCTCTACCGGCGGTATTCCTGA
- the artA gene encoding archaeosortase A, with the protein MKDYLVLISCICFLIFLIPGRFRKYFALGGWISIVGYLFLELPYYFSLNNFMYPAIAVLSVPFLYITAKYLLRDDPRVIQISMIAAVAFLIYAPFGYIPALGNWLIAVVTDQTSAALAAVGYPVSLQTWNLMERNGLQTEIILACTGIQSIAIMLGVAWGVQSTLKQKIAGFFIVVPTIYILNIVRNVFVIAAYTEQWFPYLPEIAGNGEFGYESFFWAHNVMAELGALIFLVILAYALFMIVPQLGTLAENLYRLYRGEVERIVRPNAGKTER; encoded by the coding sequence ATGAAGGATTACCTGGTGCTGATCTCCTGCATCTGCTTTCTCATCTTTCTTATCCCGGGCAGATTCCGGAAGTACTTTGCACTCGGCGGGTGGATAAGCATCGTCGGATATCTCTTCCTCGAGCTCCCCTACTACTTCTCGCTCAATAACTTCATGTATCCGGCGATAGCCGTCCTCTCGGTACCCTTCCTCTACATCACCGCAAAATACCTGCTCCGCGACGATCCCCGGGTGATCCAGATCTCGATGATAGCCGCCGTGGCATTCCTGATCTACGCTCCCTTCGGCTACATCCCCGCACTCGGGAACTGGCTGATTGCAGTCGTCACCGACCAGACCTCGGCGGCGCTCGCGGCCGTCGGCTACCCCGTATCCCTCCAGACCTGGAACCTGATGGAGCGCAACGGACTCCAGACCGAGATCATCCTCGCCTGTACCGGCATCCAGAGCATCGCGATCATGCTCGGGGTCGCCTGGGGCGTGCAGTCGACGCTGAAGCAGAAGATCGCCGGCTTTTTCATCGTAGTCCCGACGATCTACATCCTCAATATCGTGCGGAACGTCTTCGTGATCGCGGCCTACACCGAACAGTGGTTCCCCTACCTCCCCGAGATCGCCGGCAACGGCGAATTCGGGTACGAGAGTTTCTTCTGGGCGCACAACGTCATGGCGGAACTCGGGGCGCTCATCTTCCTCGTGATCCTCGCGTACGCTCTCTTCATGATCGTGCCCCAACTCGGCACCCTCGCCGAGAACCTCTACCGTCTCTACCGCGGCGAAGTGGAGCGGATTGTCCGGCCGAACGCCGGAAAGACCGAACGCTGA
- a CDS encoding NAD(P)/FAD-dependent oxidoreductase: MGAGPAGSAAARACAEEGLSTLCIEEHGTIGYPVQCAGLLSVSALAECGVSSRSVLNEVSGARMLSGLGGELLFDAGVTKAHVVDRGLLDREMAEKAANAGAEFRLKTSASGIRGTSLLTRGVHGREEIPFRLLIAADGPRSSIARMLGLQRPALYLAGVQAEVPYEMNPRYVELHPNAAPDFFGWVIPVSATRARVGLCAREHAKDHFDRFIARYGQNSLHLASGVIPLGVMPRTYGSRALIIGDAAGFAKPTSGGGIYTGVRSAKHAAAVAAACMEHGEFDDERLRNYERRWKEDFGKELDIGMKALRMRQKMTAEEIDRLCRALDDPDLIATIVEHGDMDRPGTLLRKLALKPALARAMGILFASGVRRILTG; encoded by the coding sequence GTGGGCGCAGGGCCTGCCGGGAGCGCGGCGGCGCGGGCGTGCGCGGAGGAGGGGCTTTCGACGCTCTGTATCGAGGAGCACGGAACGATCGGCTACCCCGTGCAGTGCGCGGGACTGCTCTCGGTCTCCGCTCTTGCCGAGTGCGGCGTCTCGAGCCGCTCGGTCCTGAACGAGGTGAGCGGCGCCCGCATGCTCTCGGGTCTCGGGGGGGAACTTCTCTTCGATGCGGGGGTCACGAAGGCCCATGTCGTCGACCGGGGCCTCCTCGACCGGGAGATGGCAGAGAAGGCGGCGAACGCCGGGGCGGAGTTCCGCCTGAAGACCAGCGCGTCGGGCATCAGGGGAACCTCACTCCTGACCCGGGGCGTCCATGGGCGGGAGGAGATCCCCTTCCGCCTCCTGATCGCCGCCGACGGGCCGCGGAGTTCCATCGCCCGCATGCTCGGCCTGCAGCGCCCTGCGCTCTACCTCGCCGGGGTGCAGGCGGAGGTTCCGTACGAGATGAATCCGCGCTACGTGGAACTCCACCCCAACGCCGCTCCCGACTTCTTCGGGTGGGTGATCCCAGTCTCGGCGACCCGCGCCCGGGTCGGCCTCTGCGCCAGGGAGCACGCAAAAGACCACTTCGACCGGTTCATCGCCCGCTACGGGCAAAATTCGCTCCACCTCGCGAGCGGGGTCATCCCGCTCGGGGTCATGCCGCGGACCTACGGCAGCCGGGCGCTCATCATCGGCGACGCGGCAGGGTTCGCGAAGCCCACGTCGGGCGGCGGGATCTACACCGGCGTCCGGTCGGCGAAGCACGCGGCCGCCGTCGCCGCGGCGTGCATGGAGCACGGGGAGTTCGACGACGAACGCCTCCGCAACTACGAGCGGCGATGGAAGGAAGATTTCGGAAAAGAACTCGATATCGGGATGAAAGCGCTCCGGATGCGGCAGAAGATGACCGCGGAGGAGATCGACCGCCTCTGCCGGGCCCTCGACGATCCGGATCTCATCGCGACGATCGTGGAGCACGGCGACATGGACCGGCCGGGCACCCTGCTTCGCAAACTGGCCCTGAAACCCGCGCTGGCGCGGGCAATGGGCATACTTTTCGCATCGGGAGTACGCCGGATTCTTACCGGGTAA
- a CDS encoding dihydrofolate reductase family protein encodes MPEHDRPHVLMMSEITVDGKLTLKRGASSKILMKYMAPETELLLHRTRAEYDAIMVGANTIRIDNSFLTVRLVEGKSPLRVIPSSRADIPPDANILGPDARTVIAVSGAAPTENVARLRERGVDVVVAGENEVDLPGLMAILKKNYGVGRMMIEGGPTLNWSMLNHRLVDEIRLIHLPFIVGGADTPSLVGGMHIETEDEMFRLSLKRHFMCGSNLVTEWDVIYHPVPRK; translated from the coding sequence ATGCCAGAACACGACAGGCCGCACGTGCTCATGATGTCGGAGATCACCGTCGACGGGAAACTTACCCTGAAGCGCGGGGCTTCGAGCAAGATCCTCATGAAGTACATGGCCCCCGAAACCGAACTCCTCCTTCACCGAACCCGGGCGGAATACGATGCTATCATGGTAGGGGCGAACACCATCAGGATCGACAACTCATTCCTGACGGTCAGGCTGGTCGAGGGAAAAAGCCCGCTCCGCGTCATTCCAAGCAGCCGGGCGGATATCCCGCCGGACGCAAACATCCTTGGCCCGGATGCGCGGACGGTCATCGCCGTCAGCGGGGCCGCGCCGACGGAGAATGTCGCCCGGCTCCGGGAACGCGGCGTCGACGTCGTCGTCGCGGGAGAGAACGAGGTCGACCTGCCGGGACTGATGGCTATCCTGAAGAAAAACTACGGCGTCGGCCGGATGATGATCGAGGGGGGCCCGACGCTGAACTGGTCGATGCTGAACCACCGGCTCGTGGATGAGATACGCCTGATCCATCTGCCGTTCATCGTCGGCGGCGCAGACACCCCGTCTCTCGTCGGCGGAATGCATATCGAGACCGAAGACGAGATGTTCCGGCTCTCCCTGAAACGCCACTTCATGTGCGGGAGCAACCTGGTTACCGAGTGGGACGTGATCTACCATCCCGTCCCTCGCAAATAA